TAACATACAAAATCTACAAACTTAACACCGTGGTTGTGATGTTTAAGtctaaagggaaaaaagaatgCCTTTTAAAGATGGTCCCTCAAGTAAACCTTACCTGGGAAAAAAGAATTTTGTCAGTGATTCTAGGAACTAAAACAATCCAGAATTACCGACCAAAAAATAAGTTTCTTTAGAAATTCCAAAGAAACGAATCTTGTTCTAAGACACCATCAAGATTGGTCTCCTCTCCATAATCAAGATTAGGAATTAATGATGGTGGGAAAAAATCATTGTAAAGATCATCAAAACCCTGAAATATCCCATATTCCGTGGAGTGATTACACGAACCCGTATTCATTAACATATCCAAAAACGGCCCATCCCACATCAATTCACCACCTTCCATCTGGACAGTCCCATCAGATACAACCGAAGGACAGGGAGATTCTGCTCGAGATTCGGATACAGATACGGATTGATCTGTTTCAAACCGGTCCGGTTGGCTTCTCTGAGGCTCCGAATTGGCAAACCTAGCTGCAGCTTCTTGAATCTCAGCTGGAGAAAGTGACTTGCCACCCGCTATGTTTGGAGGGTTCTCCGGAAAATTAAATTTCGCAACTCGACCGCGTAAGCAAAAAAGGGCGGCATCGAAGGCTCGTGCGGCCTTTTCTGCAGAATCATACGACCCTAACCAAATTCTTTCCCGGCTATTCGGTAGCCTGATTTCTGACACCCACTTACCCCATTTTCTTTTCCTAACACCCTTGAATTTTGAGTCGCTTCTCTCTGCAACTGGCTTCTCGACGCTGTGCTTCACCATTTATGGTTTTAGTTTGTATGCATGTAGTGATTTGTTTTCCTCTTTGTTGATCTTAGAAGAGGATGTGCTCTCTGCTTCTGTGGTGGTGTTTGTTGTGAAGGGAATCTGCGGCTCTCTGGTTTATATATGTGTGCCTGATGGCTGATGGCTGAGGGCCGATGGCAGTAAAGGATGTCCATGACAGTAAAGGGTCAAAAAGGACGAGGCGCGTTGAAAAGAAAAGCCGAAAAAAAGCAGTGAAGCTGACACGTGGAGGGTGAGTAAGTTATTGTCTTAACGCGGGGCTTTGAAAGCACGTGTGACTTTTATTTCTCGTGGTTCAAATTAtctacaacaaaaataaaatactcaaAATCCAGAGAGGGTGCTGCTAAAGGACAAAGCTTTACAACCATCGCCTCTTCTATACTTATCAACTCTATGCTTGGGGTCAGGCCATTGTTTGTCCCTTGTGACGTGGAAACTCGTCCCCCTTCTTCGATCTATTCATTGATCACGCACTTATTTTTCCAAGTCGAGGATATTATTACtcttttcaagaaataaaaaatccttaCGACCCAGTTCTGTTCAGTTCCACGAAGAttatatattcattaattttagagtttataaaattaactgAGATATATATAAGTTAGCTTGAATATTCATGTTATTAATTACTAGATTCCAAGTAAATAAAGTTAATGTGACATAAATTTAATTCCTTTGTAGTTTCATCAAATTGGTAATGCATAGATTTATATTCGCGGTTGAAGCCTCAATTTTTTAGAGGAATTATTACTATACACATGCTTCTAAGTTCCAAACTACTGAAATGAGACTTATCAGGACGCCAAAATTCAAAGATGGAAGCTCCGTTGTTGCTTCTTTAGTCGAGCAATGATCAAGTCACGGAGAACGTAATAAGGCAAGAAATCTCCATGCGTCATGGCTATAACGCCAAGCAATGCGTAAGCTAAGTCTAACGCGTATGCCCAGGCCGTGCAAGGCGTCATGGATGAGCTCTTTGAGAGTCAATCCACGATGCTACTTAGAAATTCTCTTTTGAACTGTAAAAACTCAACGCACAGGGATTATTATAACATTTCAAATTCCCATCCAActagccagccagccagctAGTAGTATAACTATGCCgttgacaaaaagaaaaaaaagaaagaaaattaaagagccCATCAATTTGGAATCAGGCTAGACTATTGATTGTCAAGTGAATAGTCTAGCAATACTTGTATGATTTAATTACCTGCTaacaaattagtttttaatacaAAAGAAAGAGGTGTTAGTGTTATaggtgctttttttttatcataaaattgtTAGTTGAAGAATGTAAAGTTGATGTATGTATATCCTGAATACAAttgattcaaaaaatatatgttaattgataaattaaaaacaaatatatgaaaACTAGTTAAAAACTTTAACAGGGAGTTtattttccaagtaaaaaaaaagtaaaaaaaaataaaatataaatatcttatcttatcttatctctcgactgttttttttatacactttttttatattgatcttGGATATTTAATCTAGTTGCTAAGTACACATGATTATCGGTCTTATAAATACataatgtaaatataatttatttatattaaatttatttggaaaaataatttaaacataaattacaataatcactaccataaaattttccaataacgacaaaattaataatgaaataatttctGTCAGTAATATCTAATGATAATAGCGATTGAAATAACCGGTCAAAAATTACTAATAGCATTAACGATGAAATATATTATGTTAGTAATGACGATGGAATtgttgagaaaacaaaaataataaaaaattaaaaaatactaagttAATGATTTTGTCAGTAACATAACATGTCGCTATTTTCCAATTGAATTATTCCATCACCAGTTTTTATCAAGAGTTTCATCAGcaaatttaaaagtgttttaacaCATAGAAGCCTTGCCCCtcatcttcttccttctttttttcttttcactgcAGAAAAATAGCAACCTCTTCCCTCCTATTTTGCTATAAATCTAGACCTCATTCTCATAAATTTAGCTACTCTAACACTCAATAGTATCAACATTACTATCTTGATTtaagtttttctaaaaattctCAGCATCAAGTAAGCAAACatatccatttaatttttaggttAATAAATAAGCAAACatatccatttaatttttaggttaatttatttattaatatttttatgtaatgtgtgtgtgtgtgtaatctTCTCATTGAGAATTTAGTTGTATTAAagtatgatttgtatgttaagatttgtttgggatttgaaaaaaaatgaatttgtatataatttaatgaaaatgagtttcattttataatttaaatatgttgtACTTCAAGAAATAATGGGTTTTTCATCAGATAccaattatattttgtcaattttattattgagttagaaattttaataaaattattttttttggaattgataacaattaaatggtattaatttagattgaataaatttaaattcaatacaTGATAGATAATTAGTTGGGTACCGATTATTTGTtgctaatttgatttatttagttcATATTTTGACACACCATAgactttttatataaatgataattagttactaaattgtttatttttaattattaattttgaattttgaatttatggttatattattaatagattttttcatcaatattcAATATAGGTTTTGTAAGTAATGGATgataatttttagattgttgTTTTTGGATGAATTGAAATTCACCCCAAGAATTGTATAGGGAAGATTATTCTAAagaaattcaagattttattaattttatactttcaaatctaaataaaattagtGGAGGTGGAATTAGATGTCCATATATTAAGTGTACAACATCTTTGCAAGCTTATATTTTCGTCAACTAGTCGCTTTGGCACATGTATTATTTAAGGTATTGAAATATAAACGGTTGAATTTAAGAATTAGattataatctttaaaaaatatgttagaaaaaggttaataaaaataatttaattcaaataatgatttaataaaaaatcttcttatatttatatttaccgTCAATACAATAACTTGCAAAATCTACAAACGTAACACCATTATCGTGAAACTCTTGACTTGCATTCAGAGCAATAAAGGCGATGGAGGATGGCCGTTTCAAGATGGTCCATCAATTACACCCAACTGGGTCAAAAAGAATTTGTCAGTAATTCTGGGGACTAAAACTATCCAGGATTTCTGACCAAAAGCAAAGTCTGTTTAGAAATTCCAGAGAAACGAATCTTCTTCTAAAACACCATCGAGATTGACCCACTCTCCATGACCAAGATTGGGTAAAAATGATGGCGCAAAAAAACCACTGTGAAGATCGTCAAAACCCGGAAATATCCCATACTCTGTGGGGTGATTACTCGAACTCGTACTCATTTCCATATCAAAAAATGGCGTGTCCCGTATCAATTCACCACCATCCGATCGGACAGTACCATCTGATGCTGCCGAAAGACAAGGTGATTCCGGTCGAGATTCGGACACGGATGTGGATTGATCCGCCTCGAGCTTACCGGATTGGCCTCTTTGGGGCTCCGAATTGGCAAACCTCGCGGCAGCTTCTTGAATCTCAGAGGGAGAAAGTGAGCCGCCACCTGCTATGTTTGGAGGGTTCTCcgaaaaattaaacttcattgtGTTGCCGCGCAAGCAGAAAAGGGCTGCGTCGAAAGCGTGTGCTGCTTTTTCAGCCGAATCATATGATCCTAACCAAATTCTTTCCCGGCTATTCGGTAGCCTGATTTCAGACACCCACCggccccattttctttttctgacaCCCTTGTATTTTGAGTCACTTCTCTCTGCAACTGGCTTCTCTGTATTGAACTTCACCATTTGTAGATTTTTTGTTACTCTCAACTATATATTGTAATGATTGTGTTCTCTCTTTGTTCGGCTTAagagaggatttttttttttggtgaagttTGTCGATGAAGAGAATCTGCGGCTATTGGGTTTTATATGTACATAAATGTTACAAAGGGTAGTGAAGCCTCGACTGTAAGAGGTCAGAAACGCCGCGTTCAAAATTTAAGCCGCAAAGACCAAAGGGTAGCGAAGCTGACACGTGGGGACTGAATGAGCTTTTGTGACGTTGGAACGCGGGGCTTAAAATGGGATGTTGAAAGCACGTGTGTCTTTTATTCCTCGTGGTTTATTATAACGAAACCTTAAATTCCTCGTTTTACGGTGCTTATACTCACATTTTAAAAGTGAATTTCCAtactgaaattattattttattattttatttttcaggggCAAAAtcatttagttttgttttaggGGTAAAGGGTATTAATCATTACAAGAATAAATagggttaaataatttttttatatttttattctacaGTGTAATTATCTGTTACCACTGAAAGCAAAAACATTAAACTTTGGTAGGGTTTCTtagtcatttattttattttaaaacagttaaattatttcattgtccttttaatttaaaaagctttgtctttgatttatgaattcttttatcttttagattttgttatttgtaGTTATTGGTTGTCATCAAAGacaatatgttaattttataaataaacaaaaaaaaagagctgaAAGTGTGTGAATAATATCCGTCAGGTTTGGACGGACGTGCAACATCATTTGATGGCCAAAATCTTGCCTCCAAGATGTCGATCGAAGCATCTTGGTATCCACTCCACGTACAAGCAACGCGTGTGGCATAATTCTTGTTGATTTGGCACGAGTggttttttccccttctctCCTACTCAATTTTTGTGTTagcctaaaaaaaatcaaatcaatcattAAGGTTTATTATCCTTAAAATTTCATCGCTATtcactttattataatttttttattttgaataatttatgaaattaatgattttttttcaattttattctaaataGATTTTTTCATCTAacagatttagtttttatttttttttatttgagatggtttttgaaattattatttttttacaattttattcttctttaattttttttctatcaaatctaatctttttgtgttgttatttttttatcttgatttatcTAGTATTATCtaccatgaaaataaaatacttaaaaaaaattagaaagtgaTACTAAACGACAAGCTTCATAACCATACCACTTTAGTCTTCGGTGTGCGCCTGGGGTCCCAAAGCGTTTTCCCCTCTTTGATGTGAAAatctatttgaaaaattattacacCAAATATTAGTAAATCATATAATAATGttaggaaattaaaaaataatctaaataaatttaatgatttataaTAACTTTCTTGACTGGCCCATGTTCTTAGATAATGGTTCTAGTTGGtatatatagtaattttttctatgttaaattataaaatggtgGTTACTTTGCTCTATTCTGAAAATATATCCTTGTGATTATCTACATTCATAGAgctgaaatttaaaatattattatttttaaaaaatcaattatgaaaaCGCTTGCCTTATTCATCAATTCATTTAAATTGTTTGActaattttaacaaatttacAATTTGACAtatagggacttaattgaaaaaaaacatacatgtaTGGgtctaaattatatttatttgctgTGAAATAAGATGCCCAGAAAGTTTTCAATTAAAGACTTTACTGGTAGAAAAAACAAGATGTGGAACCACAAAtacattttaagaaaaacatagggACTAAAATGTATGTAAATGGGAATTTCATGGCGTGGAAACATGATATTATGCCACTTTTCAATGGTGTTAGTGACAccattgaaaatataatatataaaaacgaaattaaaatgagttaagacaaaaaaaaataaaaaaaaaataaagaagaagaagaagcaaaggaAGTCTCCgaacataaaagaaagaaaagaaaagaatagaagGAAGTAGGAAAGCATGAATCCTTTTTGTTATGTACTTGTAGTATGGTCAAAGTGGCTTGTAAGAAGTCCACACAGAAAAGTAACACTTTGAAATTCCTTCCCAGCTAGCTGGTACGTGGTAGATTTTTCCACGATATCTAATGAGTCCAAAAAAGGAAGCAAGATTCTAGATATATAATCCAAGGGAAAATCACATCATCCAGAAGCCATGCACCCTCCAAGTTATTTCCTTAATTTTCTCtccaattaatttcataattccCAATTCCAGTAATTTCTTCCAAAGAATACAAATTTTACTTGACATCCTAGGCAGCCTTTTAGCCATTcactcctctcctctcctctcctctcctctcctctggTACGATTTTAAAggtatacacacacacacactctacATCaatcctctcctctcctctggTACGATTTTAAAggtatatatacacacacactctaCATCAATTTTGGTGTATTAAATAGAATAAACTATTATTTGATCCGCACGAGACcggataatttttttgataaaaaataaatatgcaagtttttcaaatattttttttaattctaattataaaaaaaatcatgcatgtttttaattaaatacattgatAATCATCgacaataataaaaagtttaagtatgaaattgaaaaaaaaaattgataagaaaaaaatcttaatctaaCTTTTTACTAAGCTtgggtttaaaatttaattatgtggaTGTTGTTTCGATATAACACAATCAATTTGGttaatccaaaaataacttgGTTGATAGGGAAGGAGAAAAAAGCTTgaggatgagattaaaaaaatatcttaatctgACTCTTTATCTAACccgagtttaaaattatattatatataaattgctTTGATTCAGTcaacttattaaattaaaatacaacTCAGGTAGGTGACTATTAAAAGAgtaagaagatgaaattaataaaaaaaaaagaataagttgaaatataaaaaggaaCGGTTTAAGAAGGAGGTGacttgaaaagaagaagaagaagaagaggaactCTACTGCCAGTGAACCTACAcgaagtttcttgatttttttacggGATATTTGGCACAGCTTCTAAAAGGATTTTCAGCTGTACGAAGTTTCTTAAATTGAAAATCCGAAACTTATTATAATCGAGATCCAGCAGGCGACCAATAAGGCGTCACACTTAAAACGGCAGGCAATTTTCTCTTTGACTGTGCTGCAACGCGCACAACCACGTCCTATCCTAGCGTCATGGATGAGCTCTTTCGATGGTCATTCATGAGAAAGCTATCGTCTTCAACCGCCAGTGTGTCCGGACAAAGGAATAAGTGCAAATAAGCTCTCCAACTATATAGGTAGTTTTGATCAAgctctcaaataaatatttatcatgATTGGGTCCTCAATCTTTCAAGAATTCTCAACTaccattctttttcttcaacaGTAATGATTTCAAGCATAGTTATTAGACCCGGCCcggggttgacccggccaaggggccgggtcccgggtttcaggggtcaactcgggtcaacccggattaacacggaaaaatttaaaaaaaaaataaagttttaatatttcatatgaaaaaatccatgtaaatatagattatacatattatgaagtttaaaagaatattttaaaaagttttttatcccatattaaaaagatattatgttaaacttttaagttaaagtatttaaactaaaaaagttttttatcctacattgaaaaaacataactttttccttggaaacatagagtatatatactaatgggtttcaaatcccatatttaaaaaacataacttttttcatgggaacatggagtatatatatgaaagggcttcaaatcccacattgaaaagatattatgttatccttttaagttgaagtatttaaaccaaaaggttttttatcccacattgaaaaaacatggtttttttcatgggaacatagtgtatatatatgaaagggcttcaaactccacattgaaaagatactatgttatccttttaagttgaagtatttaaaccaaaaggttttttatcccacattgaaaaatcatggtttttttcatgggaacatagtgtatatatatgaaagggcttcaaatcccacattgaaaagatattatgttatccttttaagttgaagtatttaaaccaaaaggttttttatcccacattgaaaaaacatggtttttttcatgggaacatagtgtatatatatgaaagggcttcaaactccacattgaaaagatactatgttatccttttaagttgaagtatttaaaccaaaaggttttttatcccacattgaaaagacatggtttttttcatgggaacatagtgtatatatatcaaAGGGCTTCAaaccccacattgaaaagatactatgttatcattttaagttgaagtatttaaaccaaaaggttttttatcccacattgaaaaaacatggtttttttcatgggaacatagtgtatatatatgaaaggggttcaaatcccacattgaaaaaaatactatgttatccttttaagttgaagtatttaaaccaaaaagttttttatcccacattgaaaaaacatgacttttttcttgggaacatagagtatatatactaatgtgtttcaaatcccacatttgaaaaaaaaaaaaaaaaaaccgggtctTGTCCGGGTTCGCCCTGGTCCCGGGTCGCCCGGGTTTGGCCGGGCTGTTGCCACACCCGGTCTTCTgttaaacccggaccggtccagccaccaGGTCGACCGAgttccgggtcgacccgccgggccaggccgggtttaataactatgatttcaAGAACACGCTCCTCTCCATCGACAGAGTGTATTCAAAGAATTCTTCTTAGTGCTGATCTTAAAGTTTATACTCGGaattaagaatgtttttttattagtgtgGGTGTTCGGGTCAACTTATACATACCTTAACTAATtcctgttaaataatatttatgtagtcttatttattaagggtagaataatactttcagtttaacctatatatactttgtttgtatttaggttaagactatgcactcataatatacagattattcagaattctagccttctttttatatttgatctcaattattttaacatgatatcagagctgGTTTTATGGAACGAGGCTTAATCCCGAACACAACTTCGCGGATCCAACTCTGCGGTGAGTTGGCTGGGGGTTTGCAGGGAGCAGCGCGTTTGGTATTTCGTCAGTTTGGAGTGagattttgtcttccgcttctgcaaaatttggtatttcgtcagtttctgcaattattttggtatttcatcttcccttcagcttttgcaatttggtattttcgtttagtttctgcaaatttgttttgtgttttggagtaatcgtataagtttgagaagatatttgtttagtttgtgCAGTCTCTGTTcagtttttgcaatttggtattttgttttccactgcttttgcattctggttctctgtgattgttaattatggctactgaaagagatgattcgcttcagtctgtgagtgtgaggttggatgggaagaactattcatattggagctatgtaatgagaacttttcttaagggtaagaagatgtgggggtatGTTAGTGAAGCTTATATGatacctaagaatattgaggagGGGGATGCTGCtttgatagatacatgggaagaaaataatgcaaagatcattacttggatcaacaattctgttgagcattcgataggtacgcagttgacaaagtatgagacaacaaaagaggtttgggatcatctgcaaaggttattcacgcaatcaaattttgcaaaacagtatcagttagagaatgacatacgagctcttcaccagaagaatatgagtattcaggAGTTCTATTTTGCcatgacagatctttgggatcaattggctcttacagaatcagcagaattaaaggcatgtggtgcctatattgagcatagagagcagcaacgattggtacagtttttaacagcaTTTCGCAGTGACTttgaaggacttagaggttTAATTTTGCATCGTACTCCACTgccttctgttgactctgttgtcagtgagttattggctgaagaaatacctcttcagtcttattctgaaaagggaattctttctgcttcaaatccttctgtACTAGCAGTACCTTTTAAGCTATTCTCTAATCATCAAAACAGGCCTTACATAAGGGTTGGCTTCGATgagtgcagtttctgtaagcagaaaggtcattggaaggcttagtgtcctaagttgagacaacagaatcaagcttggaaaTCTGGCagtcagtcacaatctaatgctcatcgaccacctcagggttataaaccaccacaccacaaCACTGCAGCAGTAGCTTCCCCAGGCTCTATTACTGATCCTAGTACTTtggctgagcaatttcagaagtttctctccttgcagccacaagcaatgtcTGCTTCTTCCATAGGTTAGTTGCCTTATAGttcctcaggtatgtcacactctgaatgggtcttggattctgatgcttcccatcatatgtctctagattcctcatcttttacctTTGTGTCCCCTTTGTCCTCTATTCctgttatgactgctgatggcactcctatgcccttagcaggtgttggttttgttgtcacacctcacttgtctctttctaatgtttatcttattccataactcaaattaaatcttatgtctgttggtcaaatatgtgattctggtgattatttagtcatgttttctagttccttttgttgtgtacaggatttgcagtctcagaagctgattgggacaGGTCGTAGGGAGAATGAACTATATATtctggatgagttaaaagtgccagttgctgctgctgccgtTGTTGCTACTACTGTTGATTTGTCTTCCTTTTgtttgagtctttcatcttctagtttttatttatggcattcccgtctaggtcatgttttgtcttctcgtttgagatttttggcatccacatgagctttaggaaatttgaaaacttgtgacatttcagattgtagtggatgtaaactagcaaaattttctgctttaccttttaatcgaagtatttctatttcatcttcaccatttgatttgattcattctgatgtatggaGACCTTCTCCTATTACCATAAAaggagggtctcgatattatgtctcttttattgatgatcatactcgttattgttgggtttatttaatgaaacatcgttctgaattctttgagatataggcagcttttcgagctcttatcaaaactcaacattctgctgtgatcaaatgttttaggtgtgatttgggtggggaatacacctctaataaattttgtcaaatgcttgccttagatggaaccatccaccaaacttcatgtacagacACTCCTAAGCAAAATGGtgttgctgaaagaaaacataggcacattgtcgaaactgctcgttctcttttgttgtctgcttttgttcctagtgagttttggggaaaagctgttcttactgctgtaagtttgattaatacaattccatcttctcatagttcgggtttatctccttttgaaaagttatatgggtatgtccctgattattcctcatttagagtCTTTGGTTATATTTGTTTCGTTCTTCTTCCTCATATAGAACGTAGTAAGTTATCCTCTCGATCCGCTATTTATGTCTTTTtgggttatggtgaaggtaaaaaggggtatcgttgttttgatccaataactcagaaactttatgtgtctcgtcatgttgtcttccttgagcatatacctttcttttctattccatccactactcattgcctgacaaaatctgatcttattcgtatagatcctttttctgaggattctggtaatgatacctctccctatgttcgatcaatttgtactcataactctgcaggtactggtactttactctctagcacacctgaagctccattctcatctacagcccctcaagcttcatctgagattgtggatccacctctaCGTCAGTCCATCCATATtcgtaagtccacaaaactaccagatttttcttattcttgttattcttcatcatttacttcctttttagcttctattcattgtctctttgagccctcttcctataaagaggcaattcttgatccgctttggcagcaagataaggatgaggaactttctgctttgcataagacagatacttgggatctggttcctctacctcctggtaagagtgttgttggttgtcgttgggtgtataagatcaagactaattctgatgggtctattgagcaatacaaagctaggctggttgcaaaaggatactctcaacagtatggtatggactatgaggagacatttgccccggttgcaaaaatgactactattcgtACTCTTATTGTCGTAGCTTCGATTCGtcagtggcatatttctcagcttgatgttaaaaatgccttcttgaatggagatcttcaagaagaagtttatatgacATCCCCTCCTGGTATTTCTcatgactctggatatgtttgtaagcttaagaaagcattgTATGGTCTCAAATAAGCATcccgtgcttggtttgagaaattctctattgtgatctcgtctcttggctttgtttctagcagtcatgattctgctc
The Populus nigra chromosome 3, ddPopNigr1.1, whole genome shotgun sequence genome window above contains:
- the LOC133689284 gene encoding ethylene-responsive transcription factor ERF017-like, with the translated sequence MVKHSVEKPVAERSDSKFKGVRKRKWGKWVSEIRLPNSRERIWLGSYDSAEKAARAFDAALFCLRGRVAKFNFPENPPNIAGGKSLSPAEIQEAAARFANSEPQRSQPDRFETDQSVSVSESRAESPCPSVVSDGTVQMEGGELMWDGPFLDMLMNTGSCNHSTEYGIFQGFDDLYNDFFPPSLIPNLDYGEETNLDGVLEQDSFLWNF
- the LOC133687776 gene encoding ethylene-responsive transcription factor ERF017-like produces the protein MVKFNTEKPVAERSDSKYKGVRKRKWGRWVSEIRLPNSRERIWLGSYDSAEKAAHAFDAALFCLRGNTMKFNFSENPPNIAGGGSLSPSEIQEAAARFANSEPQRGQSGKLEADQSTSVSESRPESPCLSAASDGTVRSDGGELIRDTPFFDMEMSTSSSNHPTEYGIFPGFDDLHSGFFAPSFLPNLGHGEWVNLDGVLEEDSFLWNF